In Mesoplasma florum L1, the DNA window GTCGTCAAAGAAAACTTTTGCATAAGTTCAACGACGTCATTTTTGTTTATTGCAAGACTTCCATCTCCTAATACTACAAAATTTGACAAACTTTTATTTTCAAATCTTTTGCAGTTATCACAAGAATCTTTTTCAATACCTAAGTTTTCACAAAAAATTGTTCTAGATAAATTGTTTGCAAAATCATTTAAAGTTTCTTGATTATCGTTTGAAATTAATATAGAGCTAAACATCTTTTTATTTTTTAATTGCTCAACAAATTTTTCTAACGCTTCTCTTTTTTTCATAATTCAATCTTTTCTAAGATAACTTTTTTAGTTTCTTCAAAAACTTCTTCAGGTGATTTTGAAGCATCAATGACAGTTATTCTATTTGGTTCTTTAACCACTAATTCTTCGAAAGCTAATTTTACTGCTTCTTTAAACTTTCTTCCTTCTTCATCTAATCTATTCTTTTCTTCAGGTCTTGCAGAAAGTCTTTTTTCAGCATCCTCAAAACTTAATTCAAAATATAAAGTTAGATCAGGAAGAAAACCTTCAAGAATATTTTTTTGTAACTCATTTAAGTAATCAACCCCAAGCCCTCTAGCTCCACCTTGATATGCGGTTGTTGAATCCATAAATCTGTCAGATATAACTATATATCCTTTTTTAAGATAAGGTTTGATAACTTTTTCAAGATGTTCTTTTCTTGCAGCAATAAAAAGCAACGCCTCTGTTCAAGGTTCCATTCCTACACCATCTTTATTTAAAATTAGTTCTCTAATTTTTTCAGATAGCGGTAGTCCACCAGGTTCTCTAGTCATAACTACTTTATAATTCAAATCTTCTAAATATTGTTTTACTCTTTGTAGTGCAGTTGTTTTTCCACTACCATCCATTCCTTCAATTGTTATGAACATATTAAACCTCGTATTTCTTTCTATTTTTAAATGCGCTTTCAAGTGTTGTTTCATCCATATAATCAAGGCTACCACCCATTGGTATACCTTTTGCTATTCTCGTAATGTTTATATTCATGTTTTTAGTTAATTGATAAATATAATTTGTTGTTAGCTCTCCTTCAAAAGTTGCGTTTAATGCTAATATCAATTCAGTGTTTTTTTCAATTCTAGATAATAAGCTTTCAAAATTTATTTCTGAAGGTGATCTTTTTTTGTTTAGATTTATTTCTGATCCAAGTACATGATAAAGACCTTTATATTTATTAATTTTTTCAATATTATTAACATCAAGTTGACTTGCAACAACACAAATAACATTTTGGTTTCTAGTTTCATCTGAGCAAATCAAACATTCGTTTTTAATTTGATAGTAATTGCAAATAGGGCAAATAGAAAAATTGTCTTTTATAAAATTTAATTGTTTAGAAAAATTGTCTAAAGCAAATTTATCTATAATCAAATTATTTACCAATCTCTCACTTGTCTTTTTAGTAAGTCCATTGTTTTTATTTATATTATTTATAATTTCTTCAAACAATTCATTATTCATATCTAATCCTCTATTTCTAATTCATCTATATTAAATAATCTTGATGCTGCCTCAATTGTTTTATCATCAAAATGACTTAGCACCATAGATTGCTTTTTCTTGTCAAAATATGAATCATAATTTATTTCTTCATAACTTGGCAATTGATTATTTTCTTTAAGTCTCTTAAATGATATTTTAACTTCATTTCAAAGAGTTTCATCAATTGGTAAAAATAAAGCTTTTCCAAATTCTTTTTGAATAGACTCTCTATATTCTTCATTTTGTAAAAATACTAATAGGTTATTTACATTTTCAAAATCATCAGCTCTTAAAAGGATTTCATTTTGAGATGCAGCTATAACTTTAAAGTTGAAAAAATTAATATATTTTTTTGCTAAATCAGGATTTAATAAATTATCTTGTTCATCCACTTTAAAGAAGCTATTTATTTTATTTTCAATATCCTCTCTTTTATTTTTATTGGCTCCAACTAATAAGTTTATAACTTCATTAATTTCGACTTTATAAGTTTTCTTTTCTTCGTTATCAACTAAATTTTTATTTAACTGTATTTTTAAATTTGTTAATGTTTTTAATTCATAATCATCATCTATTGAAACGCTTTCTTCTTTTATTTCAATATCTTTTACTTGTGTAATTTTTTCTTCAAATGTTTTTATTGGTTGTTCTATAACTTCTTCTTTTATTTCTTCAACTTTTTCAATTAAAATTTGTTTTTCTGGTTCTTGTATATGAACTGGTTCAGCAATGACTTCTTTTACAATTATGTTTTCTTGAATTGTTAAAACACTTTCTTCAATTTTTATTTTATGTTCAGT includes these proteins:
- the tmk gene encoding dTMP kinase, with the protein product MFITIEGMDGSGKTTALQRVKQYLEDLNYKVVMTREPGGLPLSEKIRELILNKDGVGMEPWTEALLFIAARKEHLEKVIKPYLKKGYIVISDRFMDSTTAYQGGARGLGVDYLNELQKNILEGFLPDLTLYFELSFEDAEKRLSARPEEKNRLDEEGRKFKEAVKLAFEELVVKEPNRITVIDASKSPEEVFEETKKVILEKIELWKKEKR
- the recR gene encoding recombination mediator RecR encodes the protein MNNELFEEIINNINKNNGLTKKTSERLVNNLIIDKFALDNFSKQLNFIKDNFSICPICNYYQIKNECLICSDETRNQNVICVVASQLDVNNIEKINKYKGLYHVLGSEINLNKKRSPSEINFESLLSRIEKNTELILALNATFEGELTTNYIYQLTKNMNINITRIAKGIPMGGSLDYMDETTLESAFKNRKKYEV